The Sporosarcina sp. Marseille-Q4943 genome includes the window ATTCGGCGAAGTCATTCAAATCTTCGAAGCCAATTTGTGCATGCTATCACCAATGCAAAGAGAGTCGTTGGGAATGTGGTTCGATGATTTCAACCAACAAACTGAAATTATCTATTTGGCAATCAAGATAGCTGCCGATCGCAACAAGAAAAATTTCGGCTTTGTTGAGTACTTGCTGAAAGAGTGGTCCAGTCACAAGTTGACAACTGTTGAACAAATTGAATCTCATGAACGTAACGGATTGGACAAGCAACGTAAGCAGGCACGACCTTATGTCAGGACTGGTGCAAAAGTTGAAAGGGTGCCGGAGTGGTTAAATCAGCAGCAACAGGATAAACAGCCAGCTGAGCAAAAAGAAGATCCTGAAATTAGCGACGCCAAACGGAGAGAGTTGAAAAAGAAACTTGAAGATATAAGTAGGAGGCAAAATGCATGAAAAAAATATACGCAGCTCCATCAAGAGAAACGGAGAGACAGATCCTGATTGATAACCTCAATCGGATTGGAATCTATGAAACTTTGAAAGGTGAGCCATTGGAGAAAGAAAGCTATTACACGCTACTGACATTGCTTGCGACGGCTCGGGCGGTGGCGCAATGAGGGACGAAATCAAATTCCTGAAAGAACTTCAGGAGGAATTAAATACACAAGATATGGATTATCAAGCAGCGCCTAGATTTTGGGCTATTAAAGACTACAGAATGGTTCCAGGCAATGAGGAATACGACAGCTGCACTATATCTTATTTTCACAACGACGGTGACCATTCGGAATTTACTACTGTCGAAGATTTGAAAGAGTTCATAACTGAATACTATTTGGATGACATTTATGAATACTTGGATTCTGAAGAGATCAACGACTTGAAAAGGTTGTTGGACGGAGAAAATACAACTTTTGATGACTTGTGGGAGTTTGTTATCGATTGCATGAACGATGACGGTTACTTCGACGAATGCCCGATGACGGAAGAGGAATTTATTCGTTACAACACGATGTTCCTCACCAAAAATGAAGCAGAAAGGCATTTGGAATTAAATCACTATCACTACAGCAAAAAAGCCCATACGTATGCAATGACAGCGTGGAGAGCGCCCAAAGTCGAAAGGCTTCTTAAAATCTTGGAAACGTTCGATTGGGATAAAGTCCAAATCGCGGAGGTGGAGTAATGACCGAAAGCTTTTACATTTACGAAACTCATTATGTGTCAAAGTGCAAACGATGCAAAAATAGTGAGCCATTGGAAGATCACGAAATCTGTGAGCCGTGTATCCACGCAATGATTACTCCAGGATATAGCGGACCGGTTCAAATACCTGTGGAGGATTTACCTTTCTGAAGAAACTTTGAAAGTGAGGGGTCAAAGTGAGTCTTGAATGGCGTTGGCAACAGGAAAACAACGAACTGCGGAAAGCGCTTATGTATTATGCAGACAAGAAAAATTACAAGCTCTACGGAATGAGCGGAGTCCGTCGGGTGCCAGTCGTTGAAGCTGACGGCGGTAAAGTCGCAAGAAAAGCATTGGAGGAATATAACGGTGGATATAATCACGGAAAATATGCTGCTGGTGAATGATGACGTAATGAAAGAGCGTGAGCGGCAGAACGAAAAATGGGGCTTACAGCGCCATGATTACGGCTACTGGCTTGCAATCTTGGTCGAGGAAGTCGGAGAGGTTGCCCAGGCGATCCAGCAGGGAAGTGTGGCGAGCAAGGATACGGATGCAGATGATTTGTACACGGAATTGATTCACGTTGCGGCAGTTGCTTCGGCTATTGCTGAGCAGGTCAGGGAGGAAAAACGATGAAACGAGGATTGAAAGCCTATCTGTTCATGGGAACTACAGTTGTCACTGATAAAAGATTTATCGCAAACGCACAGGATGAACATTTTCAGGAAGTGGATTTAATCATTTCCGATGGCGACATCATGAATCTTCATCACAAAATTATGCAAGAATTGGCGGACGAACTGGACGACTGAAAAAGGGGTGAGGGGGATGCTTACCACGATGTCTAAGAAAGTCGGCGGGGAAAGGTTGATCATTCACGGCCATCTATCTACTCGTGAGGTTTACGAGTATAGGCAGGAAGGTTGGCGGCTCGAATGGAGGGACAGGCCGGTAAAGGCGCAAGTCAATAGAAATGGCATTCCGAAGGGGCTGAAAGGGGCTGTGTGAAATGGGCGCATGCAAACGATGCAACCGGAAGTTGAAAACACCGAGAAGCATCGAAGTCGGATATGGTCCGGTTTGCAAACGGAAGCATGACCAGGCAGAAGCTGAATTTCTAAAGCGACAGGTGACGATGGATGAGGTCTTGGAGTATCAAACTAAATTGGCTCAATAGGGGGAGCGAGATGTTTAATACTGAACCGAAGATTTGTGTCGAATGTGGGAAATTGCCGGCGTTGCATTGGAACAGGAGTTTTTGTCTGGATTGCTTCACGGAACTGCTGACGGAGAAATTGAAAGAGGGTGAGGAACATCAGGAAGACATACAGCCGATCACATGCTAATCGAGGTGCAGTTCTCGAACGTTTGGTCGATATTACAAATAAGCGATATTGCAATAAGGGTGTTGCAGACATCCGAAAGATTCCGACGCCCGTGCAGATTACCAAACATAATGGCCGGACAGTTACCGGATACACACAAAAAGGCGAATGGGTCGATTATGTCGGAGTATATGATGGCCGAACGATCGTATTCGACGCCAAAGAGACCCGGGAGACGACACGTTTCCCTCTCTCCAATATTTCAGCCCACCAATTCGAGCTGCTGAAATCATGGCACGAGAAGGGAGCGCGTTCATTCCTGCTCGTTTCATTTAGCAAGTTGGATGAAATATACCTTCTGAAGTTTGAGCGGCTACAGGAAGCGTGGTCAGGATATGTAGGTGATGGACGGAAGTCGATTCCTTATGAGGATTTCGTATTGAATTGCGATCAGGTGAAGAGTGATAAGGGGTATGTGCTGCATTATCTCAAGTATGTTGGTTAAGAATTGGGAAATGGTGTAAAGCAGTTTGTTTATTACTATTTATTCGACAAGCGTAACCCTATTCCTGATGGAAAAGGATTAGCTTCCTGAATTCTGTTTAGGTTCTGGATAAAATTTTACCCATTTAGCAAGAACCTTTCGATTAGAAAAACGATTAATTCATAAATCGCTTTAAAAAGTTCTCCTTTCGGATCATTTTGCATGTTTGCACCTCCTATAAACGGAGTTCGGTTAGGATGCGCTATTGGAATAAATTTATACAGAAAGAAGGTGGGGCTTGTTGCAATTAGATTTGTTTAGGGAAATTATAGTCGACAACTTCGCGGGCGGTGGTGGTGCAAGTTCTGGAATTGAATTGGCGACCGGTCTGTCAGTCGATATTGCCATCAATCACGATCCAGCTGCTATTGCGATGCACAAAGCAAACCATCCAGACACCGAGCATTACTTAGAATCGGTCTGGGAGGTGGATCCGATCGAAGTAGTCAAAGGTCGGAAAGTAGGCTTGGCATGGTTCTCTCCGGACTGTACACATTTCAGCAAAGCAAAAGGTGGAACTCCGAAGAAAAAGGAAGTCAGAGGGCTTGCATGGGTGGCTGTCAGATGGGCGGCTACCGTACGGCCAAGGGTCATCATGTTGGAAAACGTGGAGGAATTTAAAACCTGGGGACCACTGGATGAAAACGGGCAGCCAGATCCTGATAAAAAGGGAAAAACGTTCTTCTCCTTCATCAATGCATTGAAACACTTGGGATATGAAGTG containing:
- a CDS encoding DUF6011 domain-containing protein, which produces MGACKRCNRKLKTPRSIEVGYGPVCKRKHDQAEAEFLKRQVTMDEVLEYQTKLAQ
- a CDS encoding Holliday junction resolvase RecU, with translation MRNIRKTYSRSHANRGAVLERLVDITNKRYCNKGVADIRKIPTPVQITKHNGRTVTGYTQKGEWVDYVGVYDGRTIVFDAKETRETTRFPLSNISAHQFELLKSWHEKGARSFLLVSFSKLDEIYLLKFERLQEAWSGYVGDGRKSIPYEDFVLNCDQVKSDKGYVLHYLKYVG
- a CDS encoding MazG-like family protein, producing MDIITENMLLVNDDVMKERERQNEKWGLQRHDYGYWLAILVEEVGEVAQAIQQGSVASKDTDADDLYTELIHVAAVASAIAEQVREEKR